GTTGGGTGTTTGTCTTAGCAGCAGTAAGGATGAGGAGGGAGATGAACATCTTAataagagactccatctctgtcAGAATCTCTCTGCACTGAATCCATCATCTTCATGTAGACACCTGTCAGCCTGAACCTAAGAAGCACTAGTCCTTATTTCCCCCTGCTGTGTCGCTTCTCCCTTAACACTGAGAGGAAGAGACACTAGGTGTCTGAGGGGCAAGTCAAAAGGCGGATTTTAAGCAGAGTCACCCTCCCAGGACGGAAGTTCACTGACCATGGGCTGTACTTTGCAGGAGGAGAGGTCTCAACTTTCGTTTCAAGCATTTTATTCAACTATTGATCCTAACAGCAGGGAAGTTTTGCTTCACAGAAGTGTGTTCTTCTCACTAGAGAAGAACAAGTCAACAGAGGTTCCCAACCTTCCCAATGTCTGGAATAGACAGAGAATTAGAACATGTGTCTGGCTTAGTGGAGAGAAAGGCAAAGCTGCCATAACCAGATGTGACCCTCTAGGATCTCCATCTATTCTCCAGTTGGGGTAATCAGTTCCTCGGAGCAGCCTTTCATGTATCAGCTACTCATGTCCTGTCCTTGCCTCATGAAGAGAATTTCTCTGAGGCTCTCACCTTTGGAAGACATTAGAAATCTCAGAAGGGAAGAGAATGACCAAGATATTTAGCGAGTCAGAAATCAGAGCTTTATCATAATATGAagcaaaagaggaagagaaggcttCCATTTGGGGTGCTCCATCAAGCACGAAGTTCTTCCAGGGAAGCCCCATGAGTCTCTGCGGTCTCTGACGACCCATGAATGGAATGAGAGGAAGTGGAAAGAGTATCCATCAGGCTGTAGCATGTTCTTGACCATTCAGTCCCAAGAGCTCCTCTGAAGACCAGGTCAACAGCAGCCCCCAGAGCTGTGGCAGCAGCCAGAGCCCCCAGAAGGTTCACTCTCACAGCAATCTGGGCTCTGGTGCCGACGCCGGTGGAAGAGACGGGgcctgtggtggctcacgcagcagccaccactcccagagCTGCAGCAACCCccagagctgggaccacagcagcccccagagctgggaccacagcaggAAGAGACTGCAGGGGAACATGGAGCTGGGCACTGGGGTGGGCATTTGGGAGGACACTTAGGTGGACATTTTGGGGTACACTTGGGAGGACACTTGGGAGGAGGCTGGCACTGCTGCTGGTTTTGCTGGCAAGACATGCTGGCAGGAGTTTAGTCAAcctaaaagataataataaaactatttaaatatttcaaagcaaaGGTCATAAGTATACCTCTTCTAAAATCAATGCATGGATGAAGAAAAATGATAGTTAGATCATACAATCCCATCAGTAACCTGAAAGAAACAACTTGAATCTTTCCTCCAGATAAAAgtacatagatttaaaaaatcaacagaatgaGCTTCTTATTCTTCCTTTCATGGGGAAACTGGGATTGCTCTGTCCTCACAAGCCTGAATAGAGTATTCACAGCTCCATGAAGTACCTGTTCTCTTAATACAAGCCCAGCACCCAGGTGGGTGTTGCAGACACGCCAGGGATCCTCTGGAAAATGTTTAGCCATGAAAACTCCAGGTAAAAGGGCCTGGCCTGAAGCAGTTGACAATTTCCATGGTGCAAATCTGCCCAAGATGGCGAACATGAAGTCATTGAAGACAGAGTTGGAAAAGATGGGCAGAGTTAGCTATTCCCTTCGATATGAGCTCCAGCAAGTCCCAGAGCTTCTAGAGATTTGAGGCAAACTGAGTCCTATTCCTGCTCAGCATGGCAGAACACAAGCACACAACTCTCTTTCTCCAGCCTACCTCCATCCTCCCCATCCCTCTGCCCTGCTCATACCTCTCTGGTATCCCAGGTGGCCACTCACCCTGGTCACACGCAGGAGCACAGACACCTCCCTGGGGAGTCAGAGCAGATGAGGTGCTGAAGCTGGATGTGTCTTTTATAGGGCCCAGGCTTGGCTCTGGGAAGAGCAGGAGGTGGCTCTTGCACAACCAGGCACGTGCTGGGTCATTcctgacattctcctgcctccttgtCCCTGCAATCCAAAGAGGCCTCAGGAGCTTCCAGGACTCCTCTCTGGGGCTGGAGTCTAGGGAGGCTTTAGCCAGTCAGAGCCTCCACCAGGCGGAACCCTAAAGAGTTAACTTAGGGAACCCAAGGCACACATGCCTGGATATGGCTCTGTTGGTTGCATCTTTTTATGCATGTCCACTGAGGAAACATCAGTTCTGAGCCACAGCTTTCTCTGACCTTGTGGAAATGTTCCATTACAACTCCCTCcaccctgagcagtttctcttcCATGTTCTGCTGTGGATCCAGCCATCCCAGGAGGCTTCTACAGCCTTGGCTCTTTCTAGGCATCCCTCCCTTGCCTAGGCTCTTAGCCCTTCCTCCTGGCCTCTGAGTTTCTGCTTTTCCTCCGATTCATCATGACAAGCCATTCGCTGTATTAAATCTGAGTTGATTCTGTGGTCTAGAGCAAGGAGAATGATTGAGAATAAGCAATTCCCCTCTAAAATCTAAATGTTTCCTTTAGTCAAAGGAATTGTATTGAATCCATTACTGGAATCAGGAAACTTGCATATGCTAACTGGGTAGTCTATAGAAGCAGCTAGAACAATTAGTAACAATTGCTAGAGTGTCACTATGATACTATGAGTATCAGTTCTCATATGTAATGGCCGTTATAAACCAGGTATACCTATCTCACTGAGCTGTTTTTAATATTAagtgagaaataagaaaaagtttgATAGGACACTATGTGCCTGATAGGCccttaataaatatgtgtttcaAAGAAAACTAATGCCATGTATTGGGTACTTGCTCAGGTCTTATGTGTCATTAACACAATAGTTAGCTTCTAACTGAGGGATTCTATTCCCATTGTCAGCTTCTAACTGAGGGATTCTATTCTAGTTATCCAATCCTATTATCAGATCTGATTCCTGCTCTCAGACAGCTTTTACCTGAAGGATAAAGTAAGTCAACAGTGTGACCAGAGCAGTGTATTCAAAAGGCATTCCTTGAAAGCCTACAACATTCTTGGAGCATGTATGTCCAGACACAGGGATATAGAGGTGAATAATAAGTAGCCCATGACCTCAAGGACTGTAGAATTTAGTGGCCTTTTTGAAGATGACTGCAGACAAACATGGGCACCAAAGGAGATGACGTCTGGGGACTGAACCTCCTGAGTCACTATTTCCCAATATGATTCGAACATGTTAGTTCATTCCACTGTCTTCATGGTGATATCACCCTCAGCTTCCTCATACTCTTTGACAAAGATACTTGTAACAATGTTGTAAGTGAGGAAGTAGGGGGGGCAAAcctatgtttgtgtgtgtgtgtgtgtgtgtgtgcacatgtgcgtgcgcactgtatgtgtgtatgttgtattCATATAAAAGTGCAGGTGAAATGAACATGCACATACATGAGCATCTGGACTGAGTGGCTGAATGAGCAATGGAAGAACTAATGGGATCCGATCCCCTGGGAAACAAGAAATGGGATATAAGCAGCTCTTCAACGTATCCCCTTTGTCCGTTTATAACTCAGAAAATGTTGAGAATTGGTTCACAAGTCAGCGAAGAAACACCTGCCTGCAAGTATTCTTGCTTCTGTCTCCACAGTTCTCACACCATCATATGTGATGCCTCTGTGCCAGGAGAACCTGTGTTAAGTTGCCCATGTTCCCTCAGGGGCCAGCCAACCCTGAGGATCAATGCATGATTGCAAGACCTCATAAACGAGCACATAGGTGTCATGAGAAGAACATCCTGGTGGTGATTTCAGACATTTCATCAGAAGTTCACCTCATCTAGAAAGTCAGTATCCTGCAGGCTGGTCTCTCCATGTAGTTCCTTGATTTGTCTCCCTGGGAACTTAAACTCCATATATTCCAAAAAATTATTCCCCAGGAAATTCTGGAACTTTATTTTAGCCACAGTACAAGTAAAAGCTTTACAGGTATCTTGATGTATCTCACCTTATTTAATAGATTCACTAATCCAAATTTTCCCTTTACTATATCTTTGTAGGCCTTTTGATCTTCTTGTCAATACTGTCTGGCACTGTCTGGTTGGACCTGTTTTCACTCCCGAAAGAGTAAGTGTGGAGATAAGAGTTTATTTAACTATaatttcaaaaaagttaaaagtatatttatatatgttaatatattacaGACATATATCAAAGATTTTTTCACTTGTTAGTAAGGGAACCAGCATGATAGTAATGCTGGTTCAAAGAATTGGAGATAACAAAGTATATACAGTCAGAGGAAAAACTTCTAAAACAAGATTGCAAATTTAGATACATACTGGTTACACTTTTAAAAGACAATGAAACCATGAGGTTATAAATCTTCTGTTAAGTCCAGTCTAGCTTTACAGAGTCTGGGCCTTAATCAACACCAAATATAGTAAGTAAAATCAACccaccaatttaaaaaaaaattcctagagtGTCCCCATAAATCTTAGGCAAGGTTGTTAATTACTGGGAAGaagtaaaactttaaaagacTGATCAGAAATCACTTTTTGgcttaattttaagttctggacaATTTTATCCCCTAATTTTTAACAAGAAATGATTCCACAGGAAAGTGGGGCTTCAGAACCCAGGTCCAGAATGGCTCCTTGCTGAAGTCACATTTGGCTGATAGACATTAGAGGGGCATGAACTCCAGAATTCATGTGTCATGGTCCTGCTAGAACTGGGACTCATTTCAGATCTTAATATTAGCATAGCTTATAAGAGATGTTCTAATACTGCCCCGCATCTGTTTCGCCACGTCTGGGACCTGCCATTTTCCTTAGCTGGTTGCCCGGGTGAGTTTACCACTGGGCGCCATCGAACTGGCTCTTGACAGACCCATATGGGGATCTAAAGAGCAACAGCGGGAGTATGGAATATGAGAGGAGAAGAGGGCCCTGTGATTGGGAGCAGGACAGCAGAGGAGTATTCTGGGCAAAGCAAGAATTGGCCCGTCTagtatttacatacatatttatatgacCTAAAGAAGATTGGTTTTATACTTATCTTAATTCATCAATTCCATGATACACTCTTCTTACATTTGTTAACAGCCCTTAAATCAGCATATAACATATGATTGGTGGCATGTAATAGTTGAATTtgcaacatttttctctttctttatggTGCATGAAATAAGGGTGCCCCTTACAACTGATAGCCTCTTAAAGCTCATGAAATACAGTAGGTAGGAATGGGATATGTAGATATGAAATGAAATGATGAGAGACAGAAATTGACATTGATTTAGCATTAGTTTTGTTTTCAGGAATGTTGCTTCTAACACTTTTAACTTGGAGTAATATGTTTCTTCACAGGTACTAATTAGATACTAATGCATTGTATAAACTATCTGCCAGCACACCATGAATAGGTT
This DNA window, taken from Macaca mulatta isolate MMU2019108-1 chromosome 1, T2T-MMU8v2.0, whole genome shotgun sequence, encodes the following:
- the LOC100423831 gene encoding late cornified envelope protein 2D-like; the encoded protein is MSCQQNQQQCQPPPKCPPKCTPKCPPKCPPKCPPQCPAPCSPAVSSCCGPSSGGCCGPSSGGCCSSGSGGCCVSHHRPRLFHRRRHQSPDCCESEPSGGSGCCHSSGGCC